CCGTGGGTTAATCAGTCCAATTTTATTATACTCTGCTACATTACTGATTCGTTGATTGTCAAAATTCGGATAAACAGTACTGTTATTAGGATAGATCCATTATTAGTTTAGACTATACAGCGACTTCGCTAGGATCACTCACGAGTCTTCGCGCAAGCTTTACAGCATCAGCAGCATTTACAGCATAGCCGTCAGCTCCTATTTTATCTGCAAAGCTTTGGGAAATGGGTCCGCCACCAATGACTACCTTATATCGGTCTTTTATCTTTTCCTTCTTCAAAAGATGCACAACTTCATCCATTCCATCCATAGTCGTGGTCATCAGTGTTGCTAATGCGATAATATCTGCATTGACTTCTTTGGCCTTATCAATGAATTGCTGAGGTGGAATATCTCTGCCTAGGTCGAAAACCTCAAATCCTGAAGTCTCAAGCATTATTTTTACTAAATTCTTTCCAATATCGTGAGTATCACCTTCGACAACACCGATTACGACCTTATGTTTTACTCCATGTGTATTTGCTTTGATATGTGGTTTTAATACATCAAGACCTGCATACATTGCATCTGAGCAGAGGAGTAACTCAGGAATAAAGTACTCCTCTTCCTCAAATAATTTTCCGGCTTTTTCCATACCGTGGGAAAGGCCCTGATCAATTGCGTCATAGGCGTCGATTCCTTGTGCAACAATTTCATTTGAAAGTGTTATGACCTCATCATCATCCATTTCAACAACAGCATCAGATAGCTTTTGAAAAATTTCTTTATTATTTATTGACATTTAAAGACCCCCTTATTTATTTAACGTAATCAATTGCTAGAAAGGCATTGATTATTTCCAAGGAACAAAATCAATATTTTGCTCCTTGGAAATAATCCTGTCATTTTAATGGAATCAGAAAGTACTTTCCGATTCTAAGTAAGGGCAACTAAGATTTCTGACTGTATCTGAGGACTTGTCACAAGCCAAGCTTTTTCTTACGGAATCAGAAAGTATAACACTTTCTTGATTCCAAGTAAGAACGACTAAGGCTTCTGCCTGCGTCCGAAGACTTGGCACAAGCCAAGTCTTTTCTTATCATGTAGGGTTTCTCTAGTCTTATCACAAATTCCAAATAAATCTTCTTCGATTCGTTCAAAGGGCGCAATGTGGGCAAAATGTTCTTCGTCCCACGGACCGTTTACGATTTTTTGAATATAGGCATCATTGCCTTGTACAGTATCATAACGGAGTTTAAGCAATTCGGCGATTTGCTTGGATTGTTGCATCGTAGCCTCTTCCTCATTGCAACCAGTATGAATAAACAATATTTTTTTATAGCTGTCATACATTCGGTCAAGAATTCGTAAGGCTTTTTTCTCTCCATACTTTTCACAAACTCGTTGGTGCTCGGAAAGGATATTTCTTTCTGTGATCATCCATCCACAGGACAAATAAAAGGTTCCTTTTTCTTGCTTAACAAAATCTTCATATGTTGCCTTTGAACCAAGAAGGATGGGCAGACAATCGTGAACTCTAGGAATGATTAAAGGAGTACCAGATGCTTTTAGATTCTTGGTTGATCCGCCACAAAGACCAAAGGCAAAAATAATCTTTGAATGCTCTAAGGAACGGTCTAGAATATCCTGCAATTCCTTGTGTAATTTTTGTGGATAGAGGTGAAGTTTCATGGAAATAAACTCATATTCTACGGGGTTATCAGGTTTTATTGCGAGTAGTTCTTCTTTCATTACTTCACAAGCGATGATTTTGAGGGTCATGAGACCTTCACCTCCATGTTTTATGAAAAAAAAAAGGCTAAGTATCACCTCGCGGTGATGACTTAGTCTCCGTTTTCTTCGGTCAACCAAAGATCATTATATTTATTTAGTGCCTGAGTTTTACTTTATAATAATTCTAATATATAATTAAAATATTATATTTAGGTTGTGTTGTCAATGCTTTTTTGCATTAAAAGGAGTAATATATTTAAAAACTACAGGTTCTATTGCTAAAATGATAAAACTGCATATAATGGCAGTTAAAGATTATAAGATACTATTTCTATCAGTCTCAATTCTTTTAATTATTCCTTATTGACAGATGAGATTGCTGGTGATATTCTTAAGGAAATAAATAGTAAGAGCTGATTGGAAAACCAAAGGCCGAAGATGTCCCCATTATGAGAGGGGCATCTGAGGCCTTTTTTATTTGCAATCACTTAAAAATTAAGAAGGGGGATGACTCAATGGCAGGTACAACACAATCTACGCTTCCTTGGTATCAAAGAGAAGATACCTGGGCAATTATTATTGCTTTAGGACTTGTTTTGGCCATTACGGCTGCGTTTTTTGGTGGGGTGATAGGAGTATTCAAATCAATGGCAGTTAGTATTCCTGGGTGGTCTAATGATGTAAGTAAAGTTACTGCTGGGCTGAGTAAAAATATTACTGGAATCTTTTTATTATTTGGGTTTTTTCTTGTAGCTTTTTCGATTGGTGCTCGCACAATGGGTTATAATGTTAAAAAATTTATCGCAGGTTTCACAGTATTATTTATTGCGAGTGTGCTCATTTCTATCCTAGGTTCCAATACGTTTATTAAAGATTGGCAGCTAGAGACTCCGCTACTTGCCTTGCTATTCGGCCTTATTATCGGTAATACTGTGACACTGCCACAATGGTTCCAGGCTGGATTAAAAACGGAATACTACGTAAAAACTGGTATTGTTCTTATGGGAGCCACCTTACCCTTTACCATCATTATGCAAGCGGGTCCTTTAGCAATATTGCAAGCAACAATTGTTTCTGTTATCACTTTCGGAGTGATTTACTTTGCTGCAACCCGTTTATTTGGTCTGGATGAACGTTTTGCTGCCTGCTTAGGGGCGGGTGGATCAATTTGCGGAGTATCGGCTGCCATTGCCATTGGTGGTGCTTGCCGTGCGAAAAAAGAGCATGTTTCTGTGGCGATATCTATGGTCATTGTTTGGGCCGTAGTAATGATATTTGTACTTCCTCTGTGGGCAAAGCAACTAGGTATGGGGGCTGGACCTGCCGGGGCCTGGATTGGTACTTCGGAGTTTGCTGATGCAGCTGGCTTTGCGGCTGCTGAGGCAATGGGAGATGAAAGATCTGTTAAAACCTTTACGCTAATGAAAGTTGTTGGTCGAGACATGTTTGTCGGTGTATGGGCGTTGGTGGTTGCTTTTTTATCCGTAACAATTTGGGAAAACAAAAGTTCTGCTACAGCGGAGCGTATCGATAAAGGAGAAATATGGCGTCGTTTCCCTAAATTTATCATCGGTTTTTTTGCAGCCTCAATCTTTGTCACAATGCTTATTGCAATGATGGAACCGAAATCCGCGTCGGATTTTTCAAAAGATGCTATAGGCTCCATTAAAACATTACGTGGCTGGACATTTACTTGGACCTTTCTGAGTATTGGATTTACCACCCGTTTCCGTGAGTTAACTTCGTTTGGTTGGAAACCGTTAGTGGCATTTACCATTGGTGTGCTAATCAATGTGCCCCTTGGTTATTGGCTATCAAATGTAGTGTTTGTAGACTATTGGTTGAACATTAAATAAATTAAGTTTCATGGAACTAAGAATAATTAGCAAGGAATTGCCAGAGGAGGGAAAAATCACGGGTAAATCACATAAATCAATGGTAAATCATCTGACCCGAATTATTTTAAAACCCGTGGAGGAACCCTTGTTTAGTGGTCACTTTCTAAAGAACGATGTAGTTGATGCCCAGGCAGTAAGAAATTTTGGCTTACAATTGCAGCACAGAGCGGAACGGGTTGCTTTAATGATGGAATTGTTGGCGGCAAAAGAGTTTTCTTTTCATTTTCAACAGGGTTCTATTTTTGCTGATTCGTCGGTGATGGAAGGGCAAGAGGCAAAAGAATATTTACTGGGAAATGGATTTCTTGATCAAGAATTTCAAATATTTCTAGAGTATGGGCGTAAATGGGGAATTATGTAGCGTTGTATTTTAAAAATAGAGTTAAGATTGGATGTTAGTGAATGAGCCAATTATATCTAGGCTGGTTAGGAAAACTAAAGGCTAGATTTACCCTAGGGGGTAAGTCTGGCCTTTTTTCTTAAGTCTTTTTTTCTGCTACATGTTTTTAGATTACCGCAAGGGAGAGTAAGTAAAGAACCTTATAATAAAGATAGATCGAAAGGCGTTTCCTGATAAACATAGTAGTTGAGCCAGTTAGAAAAGAGCAGGTTGGCAGCACTTCGCCAGAGGACTACTGGTGTTTGTGTGGGGTCATCATTAGGGTAATAATTTTGTGGGATTTGAACTGATAACCCTTGAGCAAAATCCCGATCATATTCAGCCTTGAGAGAAAGAGGATCGTATTCTGAATGGCCTGCGATGAAGAATTGTCTACCTGTTAGATCAGCGGCAGCATACACTCCGGAAATATCAGACTCTGACAAGATGCGCAGCTTAGGATTTTTTAGGATATCTTCCCGTTTAAATTCAGTATGTCTGGAATGGGGAACATGAAAGATATCATCAAAACCACGGAATAGTTTGACTTGTTCCGTATCATTCTTTTTGTGGGGGAAAACTCCAAATATTTTTTGTGGAAGATCATATTTTGGAATACCATAGTGGTAGTATAGTCCGGCTTGGGATGCCCAGCAAATATGGAGAGTAGAATATACATGGGTTTTACTCCATTCCATAATTTCGCAAAGTTCATCCCAGTAGGCTACCTGTTCAAAGGGAATTTGTTCGACAGGTGCACCCGTAATAATCATGCCATCATAGTTGCGAGATTTTATATCCTCGAATGTTTCATAAAATTTAATCAGATGTTCTTGTGATGTATTGGTAGGACAATAAGTAGCAGTATACATGAAGTCAACTTCCACTTGCAGAGGAGAATTACCTAGCAGGCGGAGTAATTGAGTCTCAGTAGTAATCTTGATAGGCATGAGATTTAAAATTAATATTTTAAGAGGACGTATATCTTGGGTATAGGCTCGGTTCTCATGAATTACGAAAATGTTTTCACTTTCCAGGATGTTGGTAGCAGGTAAATTGTTAGGAATTTTTATAGGCATAGTGCATTCCTCCATTTTTTTGATATTATAAAAACTCGCTAGAAGGCTGTTATGCTCTTCTAATCAAGTAGGGTAACAAAAAGAGCCCCTTTCCGAGGAAAGGGGCTCTTTAAACCGCACATTCCTCTCATCTTTCAGGATTGCTCCTGCTGGAATTAGCACCGTTGCATTGCTGCCGGCTGCCGGGTGTCATAGGGCCAGTCCCTCGACCTCTCTAGATAAGAGTTTAATATTAATTTATGAATAATATTAACATAGGTAAATAAGTAAGTCAAAGTAAAATTTAATAAAAGGTTTTACAAAATGTCATACTATATTGACAAAGTGACCAAGCTGAATATAATAAAAGTTAAAGATTGTCAATTTCAAGGATGAATGACTATGAAAAAAGGTCAAGCTCTTTCTGAAATGAAAGTGGTTTGATCTCTTTTATTTAATTGGTGAGACATTGGTTGTATAACAAACAAGGAGACTCATGTTATATGTTGAAAACACATAATAAGAATGCGCAAGTTTCTTCCCTCATTCACTGCAAGTCATATGTACATTTTTGGTTTTCTAGGGTTCTGACAACTCTGGCGTATCAAATGCTAGCTGTTGCCGTGGGGTGGCAAGTCTACGAGTTGACTGATAGTCCCTTCTATTTAGGGTTGGTTGGTCTTGCTCAGTTTTTGCCAATGTTTTTACTAACTCTTGTTGTTGGGCATGTGGCGGACCGTTTTAATCGTCAGAAAGTTATTTGTATTTGTCAAATAACGGAAGGCGTGGGGGTAGGTTTGTTGGCAATCGGAAGTTATACTGGTTGGCTTAGCAAAGAAAGTATCATTACCATTGTATTTCTGATCGGCGCAGCCAGGGCTTTTGAGGGACCGACGATGCAAGCTTTTATGCCTGGATTGGTATCGGCTAAGATTTTTCCGCAAGCTTTGGCGACTGTTAGTTCGGCAAATCAGACAGCCAATATCATAGGGCCGGCAATTGGGGGATTACTTTATGCTGCAGGTCCTGGCTATGTTTATTGTACAATTAGTGTACTTTTTCTAGGTGCCAGTCTTCTTATTTCTAGAATTAAAATTCAACGTGAAATACGGAAAGTCCATGCTGTTAATCTACGAGAATTATTTGCTGGGATCACTTTTATTCGTCGAAAACCCACAATACTTGGTGCCATATCCCTGGATCTTTTTGCTGTACTGTTAGGAGGAGCAACTGCTCTATTGCCGATTTATGCTAAAGATGTGCTTTTTATTGGGCCAGAGGGAGTGGGGATTTTACGCTCAGCACCAGCCGTAGGTGCCTTATTGATGTCAGGTCTTTTAGCCCATTATCCTCTTAAACGTAAAGTCGGTCGAACGATGTTTAGCGCTGTATTTGTTTTTGGACTGGCTACCATTGTATTTGCCTTATCAACGTCCTTTGCTTTATCTCTCGCTTCATTAGTTGTCCTTGGTGCTGCAGATGTCATCAGCGTTGTCATTCGTTCCTCCTTAGTGCAATTGCAGACGCCAGATGAAATGCGGGGAAGAGTGAGTGCAGTCAACTCAATGTTTATTGGAACTTCTAATCAATTAGGAGAATTTGAGTCTGGTGTAACGGCAGCTTTTTTCGGTACAGTGCCTGCACTGCTGATTGGTGGTATTGGCACAGTATTGGTTGTTATTCTATGGATAAAACTATTTCCCGAACTCGCTCAAGCTGATCGAATCGCATCTTGACAAAGTGCTATAAACAAGTATATTATATAAACAAATTAGAACGTAAAGCTGATCAGTAGTAATGACTGAAGGCAAAGAAAGGTTCCTTGTGAAGGAATCAATCTTTGCCTTTTTATTTTAAGTATGTATTACTAAAGTTAATAATAAGAGAAAAGGAAGTGTATAGTATGTCTAAAGTTGCTGTTGCGAGTACTGATGGAATAGCCATTAATGAGCATTTTGGTAGAGCGGAAGAATTCTGGATTTATGAAAGCAATGAAGGGGGAGCTTACCAATTTATTGAACGTAGAAAAAAAACGCTTGAAGAATCTGAAGGCGATCATGCTACTACAGTTCAATTACTTGCTGATGTTGAAGTTGTACTAGTTAACAAAATTGGCCCGGGAGCGGAGAAAGAATTGCGACGTGAGGGGATAATTGCCTTAAGTGTATCTGGTACCATTGATAAAGCCCTTAGCGCTTATGCAAAAAGAGGAAAGTTTATCAAGAATAATGCACTACTAGGGACAATAAAAGGATGCCAGGCATCTGGTGGCTTAGGGTGTTCGAATAGATGTAAATGAGTAAGAGTAGGTCAAATTTCCTTAAATGTAACTTGAGTTTATAAGCTGATAGAAGAATTAATTTTTAGTAGTATTAGGTGTCAAATTATTGCTTCTTAGTAAAGACAAAGGAAGGAAACAGATGATTGATTATAAGCCGATAGGTATCATTCACTCGCCCTTTAAAGAGGCAAAGGGGACACCAATTCAAGCTGTTGCAGCCCAGGAGATTGTTGGTAGTATTGAATTAGATCCAGAATACGTTGCAGGCTTAAAAGATATTGAGGGGTTTTCTCATCTTATGTTGCTGTACCACTTTCATTTGATTAGGGAGTCTTCTTTGCTAGTAAAACCTTTTCTGGATAATGAGCTGCACGGAATTTTTGCTACCCGATCACCAAGTCGACCTAACTCAATTGGCATATCAGTTGTACGTCTGATTAAGGTCGAAGGCAATACACTGTATATTAAGGATGTAGATACTATCGATGGGACTCCTTTATTAGATATAAAACCTTATGTACCAAAATTTGATGTCAGAGAAACTGAAAAGACTGGGTGGTTCGAAAAAAGTATACATAAACTTTCACATACAAAAGATGATGGTAGATTCATAAAATGAGTTATCAATGGCCATTATGTCTAGAAAAAACGAATAGATTCTAGAGTAGAACCTTGCCGACTGGTCGAAGAACTAGAGGCTATAGTCCATTTTATAATGGAATATAGCCTCTTTATTTTTATAATTGGCTATTTGCCGAATAGAAAGGTTAAGGAAGGTGGACTGAATGATTACAATTGAGGATTTAAATAAAGATTATATTACGCCTCATGCTAGGATAAATGCCTTGCGTAATATAAATTTGCAAGTTGAAAAAGGCGATATTTTTGGCATTATCGGTTTTAGTGGAGCTGGTAAATCAACTTTAATTAGATGTTTAAATCGCCTTGAAGAACCTGATTCAGGTAAGGTTATCATAGCAGGGCAAGACATTACAGCTATGAACAAACAGCATTTAAAGTTGGCTAGAAGAAAAATAGGTATGATTTTTCAGCAATTTAATTTACTTGATGCAAAAAATGTTTTTGAAAATGTTGCCTTTCCTTTGAAGGTTTCCGGATATCCTAAGAAGCAAATCAGGCATCGGGTGGAAGAAATTCTTGAGTTAGTTGGTTTGGCAGATAAAGCCAAAGCATACCCCTTGCAATTAAGTGGAGGACAAAAGCAAAGAGTTGGTATTGCTAGGGCTCTTTCCAATAAGCCAGATGTGCTACTTAGTGATGAAGCGACGTCTGCTCTTGATCCCCAAACAACCTATTCCATATTGGAACTTCTAAAAGATATCAATAAGAAATTGGGTTTAACAATTGTCCTAATTACCCACGAACTTGATGTATTGAAACATATTTGCAACAATATGGCTGTTATCGAGCAGGGAAGAATTGTTGAAAATGGCCCAGTTGAAAAATTCTTCTTA
This region of Pelosinus sp. IPA-1 genomic DNA includes:
- a CDS encoding MFS transporter, with product MLKTHNKNAQVSSLIHCKSYVHFWFSRVLTTLAYQMLAVAVGWQVYELTDSPFYLGLVGLAQFLPMFLLTLVVGHVADRFNRQKVICICQITEGVGVGLLAIGSYTGWLSKESIITIVFLIGAARAFEGPTMQAFMPGLVSAKIFPQALATVSSANQTANIIGPAIGGLLYAAGPGYVYCTISVLFLGASLLISRIKIQREIRKVHAVNLRELFAGITFIRRKPTILGAISLDLFAVLLGGATALLPIYAKDVLFIGPEGVGILRSAPAVGALLMSGLLAHYPLKRKVGRTMFSAVFVFGLATIVFALSTSFALSLASLVVLGAADVISVVIRSSLVQLQTPDEMRGRVSAVNSMFIGTSNQLGEFESGVTAAFFGTVPALLIGGIGTVLVVILWIKLFPELAQADRIAS
- a CDS encoding DUF1638 domain-containing protein; this translates as MTLKIIACEVMKEELLAIKPDNPVEYEFISMKLHLYPQKLHKELQDILDRSLEHSKIIFAFGLCGGSTKNLKASGTPLIIPRVHDCLPILLGSKATYEDFVKQEKGTFYLSCGWMITERNILSEHQRVCEKYGEKKALRILDRMYDSYKKILFIHTGCNEEEATMQQSKQIAELLKLRYDTVQGNDAYIQKIVNGPWDEEHFAHIAPFERIEEDLFGICDKTRETLHDKKRLGLCQVFGRRQKP
- a CDS encoding ATP-binding cassette domain-containing protein yields the protein MITIEDLNKDYITPHARINALRNINLQVEKGDIFGIIGFSGAGKSTLIRCLNRLEEPDSGKVIIAGQDITAMNKQHLKLARRKIGMIFQQFNLLDAKNVFENVAFPLKVSGYPKKQIRHRVEEILELVGLADKAKAYPLQLSGGQKQRVGIARALSNKPDVLLSDEATSALDPQTTYSILELLKDINKKLGLTIVLITHELDVLKHICNNMAVIEQGRIVENGPVEKFFLNPESDTAKRFISILQGFEAKRVYKEGGGI
- a CDS encoding NifB/NifX family molybdenum-iron cluster-binding protein, coding for MSKVAVASTDGIAINEHFGRAEEFWIYESNEGGAYQFIERRKKTLEESEGDHATTVQLLADVEVVLVNKIGPGAEKELRREGIIALSVSGTIDKALSAYAKRGKFIKNNALLGTIKGCQASGGLGCSNRCK
- the tsaA gene encoding tRNA (N6-threonylcarbamoyladenosine(37)-N6)-methyltransferase TrmO translates to MIDYKPIGIIHSPFKEAKGTPIQAVAAQEIVGSIELDPEYVAGLKDIEGFSHLMLLYHFHLIRESSLLVKPFLDNELHGIFATRSPSRPNSIGISVVRLIKVEGNTLYIKDVDTIDGTPLLDIKPYVPKFDVRETEKTGWFEKSIHKLSHTKDDGRFIK
- the metA gene encoding homoserine O-succinyltransferase, whose protein sequence is MPIKIPNNLPATNILESENIFVIHENRAYTQDIRPLKILILNLMPIKITTETQLLRLLGNSPLQVEVDFMYTATYCPTNTSQEHLIKFYETFEDIKSRNYDGMIITGAPVEQIPFEQVAYWDELCEIMEWSKTHVYSTLHICWASQAGLYYHYGIPKYDLPQKIFGVFPHKKNDTEQVKLFRGFDDIFHVPHSRHTEFKREDILKNPKLRILSESDISGVYAAADLTGRQFFIAGHSEYDPLSLKAEYDRDFAQGLSVQIPQNYYPNDDPTQTPVVLWRSAANLLFSNWLNYYVYQETPFDLSLL
- a CDS encoding corrinoid protein codes for the protein MSINNKEIFQKLSDAVVEMDDDEVITLSNEIVAQGIDAYDAIDQGLSHGMEKAGKLFEEEEYFIPELLLCSDAMYAGLDVLKPHIKANTHGVKHKVVIGVVEGDTHDIGKNLVKIMLETSGFEVFDLGRDIPPQQFIDKAKEVNADIIALATLMTTTMDGMDEVVHLLKKEKIKDRYKVVIGGGPISQSFADKIGADGYAVNAADAVKLARRLVSDPSEVAV
- a CDS encoding putative sulfate exporter family transporter; this translates as MAGTTQSTLPWYQREDTWAIIIALGLVLAITAAFFGGVIGVFKSMAVSIPGWSNDVSKVTAGLSKNITGIFLLFGFFLVAFSIGARTMGYNVKKFIAGFTVLFIASVLISILGSNTFIKDWQLETPLLALLFGLIIGNTVTLPQWFQAGLKTEYYVKTGIVLMGATLPFTIIMQAGPLAILQATIVSVITFGVIYFAATRLFGLDERFAACLGAGGSICGVSAAIAIGGACRAKKEHVSVAISMVIVWAVVMIFVLPLWAKQLGMGAGPAGAWIGTSEFADAAGFAAAEAMGDERSVKTFTLMKVVGRDMFVGVWALVVAFLSVTIWENKSSATAERIDKGEIWRRFPKFIIGFFAASIFVTMLIAMMEPKSASDFSKDAIGSIKTLRGWTFTWTFLSIGFTTRFRELTSFGWKPLVAFTIGVLINVPLGYWLSNVVFVDYWLNIK